The Deinococcus sp. AJ005 genome includes a window with the following:
- the guaD gene encoding guanine deaminase: MTPILSPTLYRAAFMHTPSNPFMDADALHVQEDGGLLVDGGQITASGDFATLRAEYPEATITDLRGGVLLPGFIDTHVHYPQVRIIGGLGMPLLDWLDHVTLPEEARLSSDTYARAVAKDFLHGLRCNGTTTALVFGSHYKSAMDLFFEEAAGTGLRTVAGLVVSDRMLRDELHTTPELAYSEGKALIERWHGVGRARYAVTPRFSLSASEGILEACAALMNEFPDVHFTSHINENVREVQTVKELFPGSLDYLDTYDRAGLLGRRSVLAHSVHTMDRELGQMAAHHCTAAHCPCSNSALGSGLFPLKRHLNAGVHVSLGTDVGGGTGFSMLKEGLQAYFMQQLLGEDGVPLTPAHLLYLSTRAGAQALDMQDQIGDFGVGKAFDAVWLRPPEGSTLDAILNHTSSPSETLAALFANGTQADVAHVWVGGDEIFARTGLKNSRFAQQQPPELVS; this comes from the coding sequence ATGACGCCCATCCTGTCCCCCACCCTTTACCGGGCCGCCTTCATGCACACGCCCTCCAACCCGTTCATGGACGCCGACGCCCTGCACGTTCAGGAAGACGGTGGCCTGCTGGTGGACGGCGGCCAGATCACGGCCAGCGGCGACTTTGCCACGCTGCGCGCCGAATATCCAGAGGCCACCATCACGGACCTGCGCGGCGGCGTGTTGCTGCCGGGTTTCATCGATACGCACGTCCACTACCCGCAGGTTCGCATCATCGGCGGGCTGGGAATGCCGCTGCTGGACTGGCTGGACCATGTGACACTGCCGGAAGAGGCACGGCTGAGCAGCGACACCTACGCCCGCGCCGTAGCAAAGGATTTTCTGCACGGTCTGCGCTGCAACGGCACCACCACCGCGCTGGTGTTCGGCTCGCATTACAAGAGCGCGATGGACCTGTTCTTTGAGGAAGCGGCGGGGACAGGGCTGCGAACCGTGGCCGGACTGGTGGTCAGTGACCGCATGTTGCGCGACGAACTGCACACCACGCCCGAACTGGCCTACAGCGAGGGCAAGGCGCTGATCGAGCGCTGGCATGGCGTGGGCCGCGCCCGCTATGCCGTGACGCCGCGTTTCAGCCTGTCGGCCAGCGAGGGTATTCTGGAGGCCTGTGCCGCGCTGATGAACGAGTTTCCAGACGTGCATTTCACCTCCCACATCAATGAGAACGTGCGCGAGGTCCAGACAGTTAAGGAGCTGTTCCCCGGCAGCCTGGATTATCTGGACACCTATGACCGCGCCGGGCTGCTGGGTCGCCGCAGCGTGCTGGCGCACAGCGTCCATACCATGGACCGCGAGCTGGGCCAGATGGCCGCGCACCACTGCACTGCCGCACATTGCCCATGCAGCAACTCGGCGCTGGGCAGCGGGTTGTTTCCCCTGAAGCGGCACCTGAATGCCGGGGTTCACGTCTCGCTGGGAACGGATGTGGGCGGCGGCACCGGCTTCTCGATGCTCAAGGAGGGCTTACAGGCGTATTTCATGCAACAACTTCTGGGAGAGGACGGCGTGCCGCTGACCCCCGCGCACCTGCTGTACCTGTCCACGCGGGCTGGGGCGCAGGCGCTGGACATGCAAGATCAGATCGGGGATTTCGGCGTGGGCAAGGCGTTCGACGCGGTGTGGCTGCGCCCGCCGGAAGGCAGCACGTTAGACGCCATCCTGAACCACACCAGCAGCCCGTCCGAGACGCTGGCCGCACTGTTCGCCAACGGTACCCAGGCGGACGTGGCCCATGTCTGGGTGGGCGGTGATGAGATTTTTGCCCGCACAGGGTTGAAGAATTCCAGGTTCGCACAACAACAACCACCAGAACTGGTGTCGTAA
- the xdhC gene encoding xanthine dehydrogenase accessory protein XdhC, whose amino-acid sequence MNWLSALQHLQEQAIPGVLVTVAAVRGHAPREAGAKMVVSVQESWDSVGGGNLEATAVERARAMLKVSANTPELLTLRLTDKATNEYGRQCCGGEVTLLLEPLATVRPHIAIFGIGHVGLELGLILSRLPLNLHLVDSRAAQLTPERLAPLMGGEARVEVHHSPIPEMTLHELPPGAHILILTHDHAEDAALCDAALRRADLASIGLIGSAVKWIRFQEQLRREGHSDADLARITTPIGLPGISDKMPTVIAISVAAQLVMLLESQRAAHAQPPALSPTLRPT is encoded by the coding sequence ATGAACTGGCTTTCCGCCCTCCAACACCTGCAAGAGCAGGCCATTCCCGGCGTGCTGGTCACCGTCGCCGCTGTGCGGGGCCACGCGCCGCGCGAGGCGGGAGCCAAGATGGTGGTCAGCGTGCAGGAAAGCTGGGACAGCGTGGGCGGCGGCAATCTGGAAGCCACCGCTGTGGAACGGGCGCGGGCGATGCTGAAAGTGTCGGCAAACACGCCGGAACTGCTCACGCTGCGACTAACCGATAAGGCCACCAACGAGTATGGGCGCCAGTGCTGCGGTGGCGAGGTCACGCTGCTGCTGGAACCGCTGGCAACCGTGCGTCCCCACATTGCCATTTTCGGCATCGGACATGTGGGTCTGGAGCTGGGTTTGATCCTCTCGCGGCTGCCACTGAATCTGCATCTGGTGGATTCGCGGGCGGCGCAACTGACCCCAGAGCGGCTTGCCCCACTGATGGGCGGCGAGGCGCGGGTGGAGGTTCATCACTCCCCCATTCCTGAAATGACGTTGCACGAACTGCCGCCCGGCGCGCACATCCTGATCCTGACCCATGACCACGCTGAGGACGCCGCCCTGTGCGACGCGGCGCTGCGGCGGGCAGACCTGGCTTCCATCGGGCTGATCGGCTCGGCGGTCAAGTGGATCCGCTTTCAGGAGCAACTGCGGCGCGAGGGCCACAGCGACGCGGACCTCGCCCGCATCACCACCCCCATCGGCCTGCCGGGGATTTCCGACAAGATGCCCACCGTGATCGCCATCAGCGTGGCCGCACAGCTCGTCATGCTGCTCGAAAGCCAGCGTGCCGCACACGCGCAACCCCCTGCCCTCTCCCCCACCCTGAGGCCCACATGA
- the xdhB gene encoding xanthine dehydrogenase molybdopterin binding subunit → MTSLHERPLGGAVGDAVPHESASLHVTGHALYTDDLGVRLSNLLHAWPVQAPHAHARVTRMDVSQALNVGGVVRVLTAADVPGANDAGVKGDEALFPTEVMFHGHAVAWVLGDSIDSARLGALAVEVEYEPLPSLISIHDAIAAESFQGAQSTLRRGDTHIGFEGAAHTFEGEFEFGGQEHFYLETNAALAYVDEAGQIFIQSSTQHPSETQEITAHVLGLEASQVTVQCLRMGGGFGGKEMQPHGFAAIAALGSVLTGRPVRLRLNRTQDLTMTGKRHPFHARWKVAFDEGGTLRALSATLTSDGGWSLDLSEPVMARALCHIDNAYYIPHVEVHGRIARTNKTSQTAFRGFGGPQGMLVIEDILGRCAPLLGLEAHELRRLNFYRPGEATPYGQPVRHAERLEDLWAQLMVSGDFEARHQEVSAFNDAHPHTKRGLAITPVKFGISFNFTAYNQAGALVHVYKDGSVLINHGGTEMGQGLHTKMIQVAATALGVPVNWVRLAPTRTDKVPNTSATAASSGADLNGGAIKNACEQIKERLSDVAAGALGVHPKDVRFEGGLVFPLGHPDKGIDFKTLVHDAYHLRTQLWAAGFYRTPGLHWDRVAMHGEPFKYFSYGAAITEVEVDGFSGLYRTCRVDILQDVGDSLSPLIDIGQVEGGYVQGAGWLTLEELRWDESDGPNRGRLSTQAASTYKLPSFSEMPEVFNVALMERATEDGVVYGSKAVGEPPLMLGISAREALRQAAAAFGPGGREQFLSSPATPEAVFWALEEARQVQGAVQPGDVVAADD, encoded by the coding sequence ATGACCAGCCTGCATGAACGCCCGCTTGGCGGCGCAGTCGGCGACGCCGTTCCGCACGAGAGTGCCTCGTTGCACGTTACCGGACACGCGCTGTACACCGATGATCTGGGCGTGCGCCTATCTAATCTGCTGCACGCATGGCCCGTGCAGGCCCCACATGCCCACGCCAGGGTAACGCGCATGGACGTGTCGCAGGCCCTGAACGTGGGCGGTGTGGTGCGCGTGCTGACCGCCGCCGACGTTCCCGGTGCCAACGACGCTGGGGTCAAGGGCGACGAAGCCCTGTTCCCCACTGAGGTGATGTTCCACGGTCACGCGGTGGCCTGGGTGCTGGGCGACAGCATTGACTCGGCGCGGCTGGGCGCACTGGCGGTAGAGGTAGAGTACGAACCGCTTCCCTCGCTGATCAGCATCCACGACGCCATTGCCGCCGAGTCCTTCCAGGGCGCGCAGTCCACCCTGCGGCGCGGCGACACCCACATCGGCTTTGAGGGCGCGGCCCACACCTTCGAGGGCGAGTTCGAGTTCGGCGGCCAGGAACACTTCTATCTGGAAACCAACGCAGCGCTGGCCTACGTGGACGAGGCCGGGCAGATCTTCATCCAGTCCAGCACCCAGCACCCCAGCGAAACGCAGGAGATCACGGCACACGTGCTGGGCCTGGAAGCCTCTCAGGTGACCGTGCAGTGCCTGCGGATGGGCGGCGGCTTCGGCGGCAAGGAGATGCAGCCGCACGGCTTCGCCGCCATTGCCGCGCTGGGCAGCGTCCTGACGGGCCGCCCGGTTCGGTTGCGCCTGAACCGTACGCAGGACCTCACCATGACTGGCAAGCGCCACCCCTTCCACGCCAGATGGAAGGTGGCTTTCGACGAGGGTGGCACATTGCGCGCCCTTTCGGCCACTTTAACCAGCGACGGCGGCTGGAGCCTGGACCTGTCCGAACCTGTGATGGCGCGGGCGCTGTGCCACATCGACAACGCGTATTACATCCCGCATGTGGAGGTTCACGGGCGGATTGCCAGGACGAACAAGACTTCCCAGACCGCCTTCCGGGGCTTCGGCGGGCCGCAGGGCATGCTGGTCATCGAGGACATCCTGGGCCGCTGCGCGCCGCTGCTGGGCCTTGAGGCGCACGAGCTGCGCCGACTCAACTTCTACCGGCCCGGCGAGGCCACCCCCTACGGTCAGCCGGTGCGCCACGCCGAGCGTCTGGAAGACCTGTGGGCGCAACTGATGGTCAGCGGCGACTTTGAGGCCCGTCATCAGGAGGTCAGCGCCTTTAACGACGCGCACCCGCACACCAAACGCGGTCTGGCGATCACCCCGGTCAAATTTGGCATCTCCTTCAACTTCACCGCCTACAACCAGGCAGGCGCGCTGGTTCATGTGTACAAGGACGGCAGCGTGCTGATCAACCACGGCGGCACCGAGATGGGTCAGGGCCTGCACACCAAGATGATTCAGGTGGCTGCCACGGCGCTGGGCGTGCCGGTGAACTGGGTGCGGCTGGCCCCCACCCGTACCGACAAGGTCCCGAACACCAGCGCCACCGCCGCCAGCAGTGGGGCAGACCTGAACGGCGGCGCGATCAAGAACGCCTGCGAGCAGATCAAGGAGCGGCTATCAGATGTCGCCGCTGGCGCGCTGGGCGTGCATCCCAAGGACGTGCGCTTCGAGGGGGGTCTGGTCTTTCCGCTGGGCCACCCCGACAAGGGCATCGACTTCAAGACGCTGGTCCACGACGCCTACCATCTGCGAACTCAGTTGTGGGCGGCAGGCTTCTACCGCACCCCCGGCCTGCACTGGGACCGCGTGGCGATGCACGGCGAACCCTTCAAGTACTTCTCTTATGGCGCGGCCATCACCGAGGTCGAGGTGGACGGCTTCTCGGGCCTGTACCGCACCTGCCGCGTGGACATCTTGCAGGATGTGGGCGACAGCCTCTCACCACTGATCGACATCGGGCAGGTGGAGGGCGGCTACGTGCAGGGCGCAGGCTGGCTGACCCTGGAAGAATTGCGCTGGGACGAGTCGGATGGCCCGAACCGGGGCCGCCTCAGCACCCAGGCCGCCAGCACTTACAAGCTCCCCAGCTTCAGCGAGATGCCCGAGGTCTTTAATGTCGCGCTGATGGAACGGGCCACCGAAGACGGCGTAGTCTACGGCTCCAAGGCTGTGGGCGAACCGCCCCTGATGCTGGGCATCAGCGCCCGCGAGGCATTGCGTCAGGCGGCTGCGGCTTTCGGCCCCGGCGGACGCGAACAGTTCCTGAGCAGTCCCGCCACCCCGGAAGCGGTGTTCTGGGCGCTGGAGGAAGCGCGGCAGGTGCAGGGCGCAGTCCAGCCAGGGGACGTGGTGGCGGCGGATGATTGA
- a CDS encoding xanthine dehydrogenase small subunit, with amino-acid sequence MDSFTLTVNGQPREVQGARPHTTLLNWLRDGGLTGCKEGCAEGECGACAVLVSRPDGRGGTRLESVNACLVMLPAMNGQEVITAEGIGSPGHLHPVQHEMAVRGGSQCGYCTPGFVVSMAAEYYRPERKDGELHAPNGFDIHALSGNLCRCTGYRPIQDAAHALGTPPADDTLGTLRTRPAPAPQPLHLSGPDGDFHRPADLPGALELLAKYPGATLLAGGTDWGVEVNIRHARAGVTIAVDGLAELRELEWHDDHVRIGAGLNLTEIERRLDGRIPLMAEWFPQFASRLIRNSATLGGNIGTASPIGDSPPTLLALDASLVLASREGEREVPLAEFFEGYRQTKLKDGELIRAVKIPLPLAPITGFYKYAKRRFDDISSVAVGIAMELDGNTVGRIRIGLGGVAATPIRALKAEAALTGKPWTEGNVREAARLMGQEGTPLSDHRASAKYRAAMLEQALLKFFHEKSEVVRG; translated from the coding sequence ATGGACAGTTTTACGCTCACGGTCAACGGTCAACCCCGCGAGGTGCAGGGCGCGCGGCCCCATACGACGCTGCTGAACTGGCTGCGCGACGGCGGCCTGACCGGTTGCAAGGAAGGCTGCGCCGAGGGCGAATGCGGGGCCTGCGCGGTGCTGGTTTCCCGCCCGGACGGACGCGGCGGCACACGACTGGAAAGTGTCAACGCCTGTCTGGTCATGCTCCCGGCCATGAACGGTCAGGAGGTCATCACCGCCGAGGGCATCGGCTCGCCGGGTCACCTGCATCCTGTCCAGCACGAGATGGCCGTTCGCGGCGGCTCGCAGTGCGGGTACTGCACCCCCGGTTTCGTGGTCAGCATGGCCGCCGAGTATTACCGTCCAGAGCGTAAGGACGGCGAACTCCACGCGCCCAACGGTTTCGATATCCACGCACTGAGCGGGAACCTGTGCCGCTGCACCGGCTACCGCCCCATTCAGGACGCCGCCCACGCGCTGGGCACGCCGCCCGCAGACGACACGCTGGGCACCTTACGAACCCGCCCAGCCCCGGCTCCCCAGCCCCTGCACCTCTCCGGCCCCGACGGCGACTTTCACCGTCCCGCTGATCTGCCGGGGGCGCTGGAACTGCTGGCCAAATATCCGGGAGCCACACTGTTGGCAGGCGGCACCGACTGGGGCGTGGAGGTCAACATCCGCCACGCGCGGGCAGGCGTCACCATCGCAGTGGACGGGCTGGCCGAGCTGCGTGAATTGGAGTGGCACGACGATCATGTCCGCATCGGCGCGGGCCTGAATCTGACGGAGATCGAGCGCCGCCTGGACGGGCGTATCCCGCTGATGGCCGAGTGGTTCCCGCAGTTCGCCAGCCGCCTGATTCGCAACAGCGCCACACTGGGCGGCAACATCGGCACCGCCTCGCCTATCGGTGACAGCCCGCCCACGCTGCTGGCGCTGGACGCCTCGCTCGTGCTGGCCTCGCGTGAAGGCGAGCGTGAGGTTCCGCTGGCTGAGTTCTTCGAGGGCTACCGCCAGACCAAGTTGAAGGACGGCGAGCTGATCCGCGCGGTGAAGATTCCGCTGCCACTCGCGCCCATCACCGGCTTTTACAAGTACGCCAAGCGCCGCTTCGACGATATCTCCAGCGTGGCGGTGGGCATTGCGATGGAACTGGACGGCAACACGGTAGGGCGCATCCGCATCGGCCTGGGCGGCGTAGCGGCCACCCCTATCCGCGCCCTGAAGGCAGAGGCAGCCCTGACGGGCAAGCCCTGGACCGAAGGCAACGTCCGCGAGGCCGCCCGACTGATGGGCCAGGAAGGAACGCCGCTGTCCGATCACCGTGCCAGCGCCAAATACCGCGCCGCCATGCTGGAGCAGGCGCTGCTGAAGTTCTTCCACGAGAAGTCGGAAGTGGTCCGTGGCTAG
- a CDS encoding FAD-binding dehydrogenase, with protein MTTHDTDIIVIGAGLAGLVAAAEAADAGKRVLLLDQEGEQNLGGQAFWSFGGLFLIDTPEQRRLKIRDSHELAWRDWRNTAGFDRPEDHWPRKWAEAYVDFAAGEKYGWLASQGMKFFPGVGWAERGGQGASGPGNSVPRFHITWGTGPGVVEPFERRVREHVATGRIAFKFRHRVRGLNITDGVVHGVHGDILEPSDVLRGEDSSRVVVDDFDLNAGAVILTSGGIGGNQELVRKNWPTERLGPAPEFMISGVPKHVDGAAQGMAEAAGAHLINRDRMWHYTEGIRNWNPIWPMHGIRILPGPSSLWLAPDGTRLPYPNYPGFDTLGTLQHITTHGYPYTWFVLNRAIIKKEFTLSGSEQNLDLTDRDLRKVAGRLGKNVAPSVQAFMDSGADFVVRDSLPELVRGMNESIGNSAVDYETVAREVADRDLQIANPFGKDPQLAVVRGARAFINERLIRIVKPAPLLDPASGPLIAVKLNILTRKTLGGLETDLQARLLRPDGQPMPGLYAAGEVAGFGGGGMHGYRSLEGTFLGGCLFSGRVAGRCAAGAVG; from the coding sequence ATGACAACCCATGACACCGACATCATCGTGATCGGCGCGGGGCTGGCCGGACTGGTGGCCGCCGCCGAGGCTGCCGACGCCGGAAAGCGCGTGCTGCTGCTGGATCAGGAAGGCGAGCAGAATCTGGGCGGGCAGGCGTTCTGGTCCTTTGGTGGGCTTTTTTTAATTGATACGCCAGAGCAGCGCCGCCTGAAAATCCGTGACAGCCACGAACTGGCGTGGCGCGACTGGCGGAATACGGCGGGATTTGACCGCCCCGAGGACCACTGGCCCCGCAAATGGGCCGAGGCTTACGTGGACTTTGCCGCTGGGGAAAAGTACGGCTGGCTAGCTTCGCAGGGCATGAAGTTCTTTCCCGGCGTGGGCTGGGCCGAGCGCGGCGGGCAGGGCGCAAGTGGCCCCGGCAACAGCGTGCCGCGCTTCCACATCACCTGGGGCACCGGGCCGGGGGTGGTAGAACCGTTTGAACGCCGGGTGCGCGAGCATGTTGCCACTGGCAGGATTGCCTTCAAATTCCGTCATCGTGTGCGCGGCCTGAACATCACGGACGGTGTGGTGCATGGGGTTCACGGCGACATTCTGGAACCCTCCGACGTATTGCGTGGAGAGGACAGTTCACGCGTGGTGGTGGACGATTTTGACCTGAATGCTGGGGCCGTCATCCTTACGTCTGGCGGCATCGGGGGCAATCAGGAACTGGTGCGGAAGAACTGGCCTACAGAGCGCCTCGGCCCCGCGCCCGAGTTCATGATTTCCGGCGTGCCGAAGCATGTGGACGGCGCAGCGCAGGGGATGGCCGAGGCGGCTGGCGCGCACCTGATCAACCGGGACCGCATGTGGCACTACACCGAGGGCATCCGCAATTGGAATCCCATCTGGCCCATGCACGGCATTCGCATCCTGCCCGGTCCCAGCAGCCTGTGGCTCGCGCCAGACGGCACCCGGCTGCCGTACCCCAATTACCCCGGTTTTGACACCCTCGGCACGCTGCAACACATCACCACGCATGGCTACCCCTATACGTGGTTTGTACTGAACCGCGCCATCATCAAGAAGGAATTCACCCTTTCAGGCAGCGAACAGAATCTCGATCTGACGGACCGCGATCTCCGTAAGGTGGCCGGGCGGCTGGGCAAGAATGTCGCGCCCTCCGTGCAGGCGTTCATGGACAGCGGCGCGGATTTCGTGGTGCGCGACAGCCTGCCCGAACTGGTACGCGGCATGAATGAATCCATCGGCAACAGCGCCGTGGATTACGAGACGGTGGCGCGCGAGGTGGCGGACCGGGACCTCCAGATCGCCAATCCTTTCGGCAAGGACCCGCAACTGGCAGTGGTACGCGGCGCGCGGGCCTTCATCAACGAACGCCTGATTCGTATCGTCAAACCTGCGCCGCTGCTGGACCCGGCCTCGGGGCCGCTGATCGCCGTCAAGCTCAACATTCTGACCCGCAAAACGCTGGGTGGTCTGGAAACAGATTTGCAGGCGCGGTTGCTGCGGCCTGATGGTCAGCCGATGCCAGGGCTGTACGCTGCCGGGGAAGTCGCGGGCTTTGGCGGCGGCGGGATGCACGGCTACCGCTCGCTGGAGGGCACCTTCCTGGGGGGTTGCCTCTTCAGCGGGCGGGTGGCGGGGCGCTGCGCGGCGGGAGCGGTGGGGTAG
- a CDS encoding type II toxin-antitoxin system Phd/YefM family antitoxin: MTTQRRKPPRSPHQAEWRLEEAKARFSQVVQQAEAGTPQLITRRGKDAVVVVSVEKWAALTGEAPKAIELFRNAPRFEDFELDLDRGEEVFPDRELDLG; encoded by the coding sequence ATGACGACGCAGCGCCGCAAGCCCCCCCGTAGCCCGCATCAGGCCGAATGGCGGCTGGAGGAAGCCAAGGCCAGGTTCTCCCAGGTGGTTCAGCAGGCCGAGGCAGGCACACCTCAACTGATCACCCGCCGGGGCAAAGACGCCGTGGTGGTGGTCAGCGTGGAGAAGTGGGCCGCGCTGACTGGGGAAGCGCCCAAGGCGATTGAGCTGTTCAGGAACGCACCCCGATTCGAGGATTTTGAGCTGGACCTGGATCGGGGGGAAGAAGTTTTCCCAGATCGGGAGCTGGACCTTGGGTGA
- a CDS encoding type II toxin-antitoxin system VapC family toxin — protein MGDTAFLFDTNVISDATKPRPAPGLNRFLEQVELLNIFVSVVSLGEIRRGIEVADDPAKRAALMVWLQQDVLNRHAGRILPISGGVMETWALMIAATGRKPGQLPVFDGLIAATALHHRLTVVTRNTADFAAFGVPLFNPFSEELR, from the coding sequence TTGGGTGATACAGCGTTCCTCTTCGACACAAACGTCATCAGTGACGCCACCAAACCCAGGCCCGCTCCGGGTCTGAACAGATTTCTGGAGCAGGTTGAACTGCTCAACATTTTCGTCAGCGTAGTAAGTCTGGGGGAGATCCGGCGCGGCATCGAGGTTGCCGATGACCCAGCCAAGCGGGCGGCCCTGATGGTCTGGCTGCAACAGGATGTTCTGAACAGGCATGCGGGGCGCATTCTTCCCATTTCCGGGGGCGTGATGGAAACCTGGGCTTTGATGATCGCGGCCACTGGACGCAAGCCAGGGCAATTGCCCGTGTTTGATGGCCTGATCGCCGCCACCGCCCTGCACCATCGCCTGACTGTGGTGACCCGCAACACTGCCGACTTTGCCGCTTTCGGTGTGCCGCTGTTCAATCCTTTCAGCGAGGAGTTGCGTTAG
- a CDS encoding HAD family hydrolase translates to MTPYRAIILDLDGTLVDSNDARAWVHAFTGEGFSVSFAQVRPLIGMGGDQLVPRLTGVQPESEHYERLSEAWKDHFQRGELPTVRAQLGARKLVEELRRRGLDLIIGTSGDETVVEALLMRADVADLVPQRTTASDVEDSKPAPDIVKVALNKLGRQPGEVLMLGDTPYDIESAGRSGVDTVALRCGGDERLDGAVRIYNDPLDLLAHLDELPLG, encoded by the coding sequence ATGACCCCCTACCGCGCAATCATTCTTGATCTGGACGGCACGCTGGTGGACAGCAACGACGCCCGCGCCTGGGTGCATGCTTTCACAGGTGAGGGTTTTTCCGTGTCTTTCGCACAGGTTCGCCCCCTGATCGGCATGGGCGGCGATCAACTGGTGCCGCGCCTGACCGGAGTGCAGCCGGAAAGCGAGCACTATGAGCGACTTTCAGAGGCCTGGAAGGACCACTTTCAGCGCGGCGAGTTGCCCACCGTCCGGGCGCAACTGGGGGCGCGCAAGCTGGTGGAGGAACTACGGCGGCGCGGTCTGGACCTGATCATCGGCACCTCGGGCGACGAGACGGTGGTGGAAGCCCTGTTGATGCGCGCGGATGTGGCCGATCTGGTGCCCCAGCGCACCACCGCCTCGGACGTGGAGGACTCCAAGCCTGCCCCGGACATCGTGAAGGTGGCGCTGAACAAGCTGGGGCGGCAGCCGGGCGAGGTGCTGATGCTGGGCGATACGCCCTACGACATAGAAAGTGCGGGCAGGAGCGGCGTGGACACCGTGGCCCTGCGCTGCGGCGGGGATGAGCGACTGGACGGAGCGGTCAGGATCTACAACGATCCGCTGGATTTGCTGGCCCATCTGGACGAGTTGCCGCTGGGCTGA
- the coxB gene encoding cytochrome c oxidase subunit II, giving the protein MSAPAVLPTLQPASPLAAPITTLTYVTLGIGLAVFALVTGLTFYFIWRYKHRGADGEPPQIFGNARDEIIWMGMAAGILVFLFVLTWITMNRIDPQAGQDGTPDLIVTGHQWFWEADYPRATNPAGMGVVSTASEIHIPTGRKLLLEVGSADVIHDFWVPQLARKMDAIPGQGNRLWIQADKPGTYLGACSEFCGAQHAWMRFKVIAQTPQDFQAWLARQAQQAAPPPPNQTDIEDGAGLFVRQGCGECHTLRGIGARGHASQGSVGPDLTHFASRGIIAGGVLDNTPENLRRWLKNPQAVKPGVRMPNYRLNDAQLRQLTAYLETLQ; this is encoded by the coding sequence ATGAGTGCGCCTGCCGTCCTGCCCACCTTGCAGCCCGCCTCACCCCTGGCCGCGCCGATCACCACCCTGACCTACGTGACCCTGGGGATTGGCCTGGCGGTCTTCGCACTGGTCACCGGTCTGACGTTCTATTTTATCTGGCGCTACAAACACCGGGGCGCGGACGGCGAACCCCCACAGATCTTTGGCAACGCCCGCGACGAGATCATCTGGATGGGGATGGCGGCGGGCATTCTGGTCTTTCTGTTCGTCCTGACTTGGATCACCATGAACCGTATCGATCCGCAGGCCGGGCAGGACGGCACCCCGGATCTGATCGTGACCGGCCACCAGTGGTTCTGGGAGGCCGACTATCCGCGCGCTACCAATCCGGCGGGCATGGGCGTGGTCAGTACCGCCAGCGAGATTCACATTCCCACCGGCAGAAAACTGCTGCTGGAGGTGGGCAGCGCCGACGTGATCCACGACTTCTGGGTGCCGCAACTGGCCCGCAAGATGGACGCCATTCCGGGCCAGGGCAACCGGCTGTGGATTCAGGCCGACAAACCCGGCACCTACCTAGGAGCCTGCTCTGAATTCTGCGGGGCGCAGCACGCCTGGATGCGTTTCAAGGTGATCGCTCAAACGCCGCAGGACTTTCAGGCGTGGCTGGCAAGGCAGGCCCAGCAGGCGGCCCCACCGCCCCCCAACCAGACCGATATAGAGGACGGCGCGGGGCTGTTCGTGCGTCAGGGCTGCGGCGAGTGCCATACGCTGCGCGGCATCGGCGCACGCGGCCATGCCAGTCAGGGGAGTGTCGGCCCCGATCTGACCCACTTCGCCTCGCGCGGCATCATCGCCGGGGGCGTGCTGGACAACACACCGGAGAACTTGCGGCGCTGGTTGAAGAACCCGCAGGCTGTCAAGCCCGGCGTCCGCATGCCCAATTACCGCCTGAACGACGCCCAATTGCGGCAATTGACCGCCTACCTGGAGACGTTGCAATGA